One Pseudodesulfovibrio senegalensis DNA segment encodes these proteins:
- a CDS encoding FapA family protein: MTDETCTPIDGQEARTSEADAKFRFCLSEDGMKLGVSRYQPPSNNGAPPSTELIKKQVAEAGVTLPVDEDAAQKVLACIESGKDFKGIALVRGIEMQEPQDASFEKKGDLNFPVFPGDCFAVKTPPVAARNGQTINGVVTKPKSTKKPKDITITVGENCEFNPSDGSYTATVFGMARVRDDKIQVDPLLRVDKDNITISCTIFHQDFSGKPISVSQIEKELLDLGVVIDMELEEMDRALRKASIGNEPVKDVLVVRGRHPVNGKDGWLEYLVSTREQTGTEDESGRLDFKDRGAYPSVDEGQTVARLHPPTKGQGGIDIFGKTVPANEGRELFIHLGENVILLEDEITFQATARGILVMERNTLSVSECLVLSGNVDMGTGNVRVDTGSVKVLGNVQAGFEVRAPKHVVVGGSIESATVVTGGNVEVSGGILMPDGGLVEGGDVITSYMNNGRVLAHGNIVFKNEISNSNIQAFGKIIAEKGKGIIQGGTSLCSRGMTVNELGSELGVKTVVGINLSTEDDLDLIKERKHLVKELNKIDKILGKGDPRDILTRTPADKREAVVKIIKHRMNVSKRYKNVTEELTEKADMRQQELAGISIKVMRTIHAGVIIKMGGQTVQVKKTMDRTQIHWNQDERKISFGPL; encoded by the coding sequence ATGACAGACGAAACCTGCACACCCATTGACGGCCAGGAAGCACGGACTTCCGAAGCCGACGCAAAGTTTCGTTTCTGCCTGTCCGAAGACGGCATGAAGCTGGGCGTCAGCCGCTACCAGCCCCCTTCAAACAACGGCGCTCCCCCCAGCACCGAACTCATCAAAAAACAGGTGGCCGAAGCCGGCGTAACCCTGCCCGTGGACGAAGATGCCGCGCAAAAGGTGCTGGCATGCATTGAATCCGGCAAGGATTTCAAAGGCATCGCACTGGTACGTGGCATCGAGATGCAGGAGCCGCAGGACGCCTCTTTCGAAAAAAAGGGCGATCTGAATTTCCCGGTCTTTCCCGGCGACTGTTTTGCGGTCAAGACCCCGCCCGTGGCGGCCAGAAATGGCCAGACCATCAACGGCGTCGTCACCAAGCCGAAATCCACGAAAAAGCCGAAAGACATCACCATCACGGTCGGGGAAAACTGCGAGTTCAACCCATCGGACGGCTCGTATACCGCCACGGTTTTCGGCATGGCCCGGGTTCGGGACGACAAAATTCAGGTGGACCCGTTGCTGCGCGTGGACAAGGACAACATCACCATCTCCTGTACCATTTTCCATCAGGATTTTTCCGGCAAGCCCATTTCGGTTTCCCAGATCGAAAAAGAGCTGCTGGACCTCGGTGTGGTCATCGACATGGAGCTGGAAGAGATGGACCGCGCCCTGCGCAAGGCCAGCATCGGCAATGAGCCGGTCAAGGACGTGCTCGTGGTGCGGGGCCGCCACCCGGTCAACGGCAAGGACGGCTGGCTGGAATACCTTGTCAGCACCCGGGAGCAGACCGGCACCGAAGACGAGTCCGGCAGGCTCGATTTCAAGGACCGTGGCGCATACCCCTCGGTAGACGAGGGACAAACCGTGGCCCGGCTGCACCCGCCCACCAAGGGTCAGGGCGGCATCGACATCTTCGGCAAGACCGTTCCTGCCAACGAGGGCCGCGAACTTTTTATTCACCTTGGCGAAAACGTCATCCTGCTGGAAGACGAAATAACCTTTCAGGCCACGGCCCGCGGCATTCTGGTCATGGAACGCAACACCCTGTCCGTTTCCGAATGCCTCGTGCTCTCGGGCAACGTGGATATGGGCACGGGCAACGTGCGTGTGGACACGGGGTCCGTGAAGGTGCTGGGCAACGTGCAGGCCGGTTTCGAAGTCCGTGCGCCCAAGCACGTTGTGGTGGGAGGCTCCATTGAAAGCGCCACCGTGGTCACGGGCGGCAACGTGGAGGTTTCCGGCGGCATTCTCATGCCGGACGGCGGACTCGTGGAAGGCGGCGACGTTATCACTTCCTACATGAACAACGGCCGCGTGCTGGCACACGGCAACATCGTCTTCAAGAACGAAATCTCCAATTCCAACATACAGGCCTTCGGCAAGATCATCGCGGAAAAGGGAAAGGGCATCATCCAGGGCGGGACCAGCCTGTGTTCGCGGGGCATGACCGTCAACGAACTCGGCTCCGAACTCGGAGTCAAGACCGTGGTAGGCATTAACCTGAGCACCGAGGACGACCTCGACCTGATCAAGGAACGCAAGCATCTGGTCAAGGAACTCAACAAGATCGACAAGATTCTGGGCAAGGGCGATCCCCGCGACATCCTTACCCGCACCCCGGCCGACAAACGCGAAGCCGTGGTCAAAATCATCAAGCACCGCATGAACGTTTCCAAACGGTACAAAAACGTGACCGAAGAGCTGACCGAAAAGGCCGACATGCGCCAACAGGAACTGGCAGGCATCAGCATCAAGGTCATGCGCACCATTCATGCCGGCGTGATCATCAAGATGGGTGGCCAGACCGTGCAGGTCAAAAAGACCATGGACAGGACACAGATTCACTGGAACCAGGACGAACGAAAAATCAGCTTCGGTCCTCTCTGA
- a CDS encoding BPL-N domain-containing protein gives MSSIHIYWDESHFWGLMAQRALKHWGIPHRLVRAEEIAQGALAGKLDGEIPRVLLVPGGRARGKRDRLGPAGEQALWHYVESGGTYIGFCGGAGLALRDNLGLCPWRRRPFSDRLQHFLSGHMHVDLNADDPRVPSELGSEALIPVWWPGQFYEQDNGVKVLASYRTPGPDFWVADICLKTLPKGTLTDWENLYGIRLKPDFLNDTPSLIRGNCGKGEYILSYAHLETPASPQANLWLASLLGELLEITPNTTTLPAWDVAGRPVVWDNSVLSQARSSLESIIETGLQHFLLFWRTPWLLGWRRGIPGAGINSLYSMICEAQAAPPTPQAEQFWQQESAKFEKAVKLLHEGLTGYLLAERLAMTVYHSGPSSLDPDVLANQRAALFGKPAHPGGIYAAIANTLETLHWHLQGLP, from the coding sequence ATGTCAAGCATCCACATATATTGGGACGAATCGCATTTCTGGGGCCTCATGGCCCAGCGGGCACTGAAGCACTGGGGCATTCCCCACCGGCTCGTGCGCGCCGAAGAGATAGCCCAAGGCGCGCTGGCTGGCAAGCTCGACGGGGAAATCCCGCGCGTGCTCTTGGTCCCGGGCGGCCGTGCCCGCGGCAAACGGGACAGGCTCGGCCCGGCCGGAGAACAGGCTCTTTGGCACTATGTGGAAAGCGGCGGCACCTATATCGGCTTTTGCGGCGGCGCAGGCCTGGCCCTGCGCGACAATCTCGGCCTCTGTCCCTGGCGGCGAAGGCCGTTTTCCGACCGGCTGCAACATTTCCTTTCCGGCCACATGCACGTAGACCTCAACGCCGACGATCCGCGCGTTCCCTCCGAGCTGGGCAGCGAAGCGCTGATCCCGGTCTGGTGGCCCGGCCAATTCTACGAGCAGGACAACGGGGTCAAGGTGCTGGCATCCTACCGAACGCCGGGACCGGACTTCTGGGTGGCGGACATCTGCCTCAAGACCCTGCCCAAGGGCACGCTCACGGACTGGGAGAACCTTTACGGCATCCGCCTGAAACCGGACTTCCTGAACGACACCCCCAGCCTGATACGCGGCAATTGCGGCAAGGGCGAATATATCCTCAGCTACGCGCACCTGGAAACACCGGCATCGCCGCAGGCCAACCTTTGGCTGGCCAGCCTGCTGGGCGAACTGCTCGAAATCACCCCGAACACCACGACCCTGCCCGCGTGGGATGTGGCCGGACGGCCCGTGGTGTGGGACAACAGCGTTCTTTCCCAGGCCCGAAGCAGCCTGGAATCCATCATAGAAACCGGCCTGCAGCACTTCCTGCTCTTCTGGCGGACGCCATGGCTGCTGGGCTGGCGCAGAGGCATACCGGGCGCGGGCATCAACAGCCTGTATTCCATGATCTGCGAAGCTCAGGCAGCGCCCCCGACACCGCAGGCCGAACAATTCTGGCAACAGGAATCCGCAAAATTCGAAAAGGCCGTGAAACTGCTCCATGAAGGACTGACCGGTTATCTGCTCGCCGAACGGCTGGCCATGACCGTCTACCACTCCGGCCCCTCCTCCCTTGATCCGGACGTGCTGGCCAACCAACGCGCCGCCCTGTTCGGCAAACCCGCCCACCCGGGCGGCATATACGCAGCCATCGCCAATACGCTGGAAACCCTGCATTGGCATCTTCAGGGTCTACCCTGA
- a CDS encoding valine--tRNA ligase codes for MSRPTLAKGYEPWDVEEKWENHWEEDKTFAPDVNDGNDPYSIVIPPPNVTGVLHMGHALNLTLQDILCRFNRQQGKSVLWIPGTDHAGIATQNVVERQLKEEGKTRDDLGREKFIERVWEWKKEKGDHILSQIRRMGASVDWSREAFTFDDQRAKAVRKVFVELYRKGLIYKGDYIINWCNRCHTALADDEVEHEDKPGNLWHIKYPLADGSGDLIIATTRPETLLGDTGVAVNPDDDRFNKYIGSTVILPLVGRELPVIGDRYVDIEFGTGCLKVTPAHDMNDWELGRKHDLQVLPILDEKGYVNENAPEKYRGMHKDEARKAVVADLEAQGLLVEVAEHDHKVGVCYRCKSVIEPHVSTQWFVSMKPLAEKARAAVPERTQIYPESWSKTYYNWLDEIRDWCISRQIWWGHRIPAWTCQECGEIIVEMDDPTTCSKCGSANIVQDEDVLDTWFSSALWPFSTMGWPEDTAELAKYYPTSCLVTGFDILFFWVARMMMMGLEFMEEVPFHHVYIHALVRDEHGKKMSKSTGNVIDPLDMISKYGADALRFTLTSFAAMGRDIKLSEQRIEGYRHFMNKIWNAARFALMNLPETVPAADVSKAESLADKWILHRLDEVKEQVARATREYRFNEIAQTLYKFIWSEFCDWYLEMIKPALYGEDEQAKAMTQRVLWTVLSETLVMLHPVTPFITQEIWSALPRPEGDDRSEDIATLAYPDMRPGLRNDAAMAEMELFMGVVSGVRNIRTELVIEPARRLNLLVKTAGDADKAVLEANADLIKSLARLESVEIGPDVQGPKASGSTVVQGNEIYVPLEGVVDFDAELARLDKEMAKIDKGLVGVTKKLANPGFVNNAPADVVEKEKAKQAEMEEKKTKLTELQERLRSVMG; via the coding sequence ATGAGTCGACCGACGCTGGCCAAGGGGTATGAGCCTTGGGACGTTGAAGAAAAATGGGAAAATCACTGGGAAGAGGACAAAACCTTTGCTCCCGATGTCAACGATGGAAATGATCCGTATTCCATTGTCATCCCGCCGCCCAATGTCACGGGCGTATTGCACATGGGCCACGCCCTGAACCTGACGCTGCAGGATATTCTCTGCCGTTTCAACCGTCAGCAGGGCAAAAGCGTGCTGTGGATTCCGGGTACGGACCACGCGGGCATTGCCACCCAGAACGTGGTGGAACGCCAGCTCAAGGAAGAGGGCAAGACCCGCGACGACCTCGGCCGCGAGAAATTCATCGAGCGCGTCTGGGAATGGAAAAAGGAAAAGGGCGACCATATCCTGAGCCAGATCCGGCGCATGGGCGCGTCCGTGGACTGGTCCCGCGAGGCGTTCACCTTTGACGACCAGCGCGCCAAGGCCGTACGCAAGGTTTTTGTGGAGCTGTACAGGAAGGGGCTCATCTACAAGGGCGACTACATCATCAACTGGTGCAACCGCTGCCACACCGCCCTTGCCGACGACGAAGTCGAGCACGAGGACAAGCCCGGCAACCTCTGGCACATCAAATACCCGCTGGCCGACGGTTCCGGCGACCTGATCATCGCCACCACGCGCCCCGAAACCCTGCTGGGCGACACGGGCGTTGCCGTGAACCCGGACGACGACCGTTTCAACAAATACATCGGTTCCACGGTCATCCTGCCGCTGGTGGGTCGCGAGTTGCCGGTCATCGGCGACCGCTATGTGGACATCGAGTTCGGCACCGGCTGTCTCAAAGTGACCCCGGCCCACGACATGAACGACTGGGAACTGGGCCGCAAGCACGATCTGCAGGTGCTGCCCATTCTGGACGAGAAGGGCTACGTGAACGAGAACGCCCCGGAAAAATACCGGGGCATGCACAAGGACGAAGCGCGCAAGGCCGTTGTGGCGGACCTTGAGGCGCAGGGACTTCTCGTGGAGGTGGCCGAGCACGACCACAAGGTGGGCGTGTGCTACCGCTGCAAGTCCGTGATCGAGCCGCATGTTTCCACCCAGTGGTTCGTTTCCATGAAGCCGCTGGCCGAAAAGGCGCGTGCCGCGGTTCCCGAGCGTACGCAGATTTATCCGGAAAGCTGGAGCAAGACCTACTACAACTGGCTGGACGAGATTCGCGACTGGTGCATTTCCCGCCAGATATGGTGGGGCCACCGCATTCCCGCGTGGACCTGTCAGGAGTGCGGCGAGATCATCGTGGAGATGGACGATCCCACCACCTGCTCCAAGTGCGGCAGCGCAAACATCGTGCAGGACGAAGACGTTCTGGATACATGGTTCTCGTCCGCGCTGTGGCCGTTTTCCACCATGGGCTGGCCCGAAGACACGGCCGAGCTGGCCAAGTATTACCCCACCTCCTGTCTGGTCACCGGGTTCGACATCCTGTTTTTCTGGGTGGCGCGCATGATGATGATGGGGCTGGAATTCATGGAGGAAGTGCCGTTCCACCACGTGTACATTCATGCGTTGGTGCGCGACGAGCACGGCAAGAAGATGTCCAAGTCCACGGGCAACGTCATCGACCCGCTGGACATGATTTCCAAATACGGGGCCGATGCCCTGCGTTTCACCCTGACCTCGTTCGCGGCCATGGGCCGGGACATCAAGCTCTCGGAACAGCGCATCGAAGGGTATCGGCATTTCATGAACAAGATTTGGAACGCGGCCCGGTTCGCGCTCATGAACCTGCCGGAAACCGTTCCCGCCGCCGATGTTTCCAAGGCCGAATCCCTTGCGGACAAGTGGATTCTGCATCGTCTGGACGAGGTCAAGGAACAGGTGGCCCGCGCCACGCGTGAATACCGTTTCAACGAGATCGCCCAGACCCTGTACAAGTTCATCTGGTCCGAATTCTGCGACTGGTATCTGGAAATGATCAAACCCGCGCTGTACGGCGAGGACGAGCAGGCCAAGGCCATGACCCAGCGCGTGCTGTGGACCGTTCTTTCCGAAACGCTGGTCATGCTGCATCCGGTGACGCCGTTCATCACGCAGGAGATATGGTCCGCGCTGCCGAGGCCCGAAGGTGACGACCGCAGCGAGGATATCGCCACCCTGGCGTATCCGGACATGCGGCCCGGCCTGCGCAACGACGCGGCCATGGCCGAGATGGAATTGTTCATGGGCGTTGTTTCCGGAGTGCGCAACATCCGCACCGAGCTGGTCATCGAGCCTGCGCGCAGGTTGAATCTGCTGGTGAAGACCGCCGGCGATGCGGACAAGGCCGTGCTGGAAGCCAACGCCGACTTGATCAAATCGCTGGCCCGTCTGGAAAGCGTGGAAATCGGCCCGGACGTGCAGGGGCCCAAGGCATCCGGCTCCACTGTGGTACAGGGCAACGAAATCTACGTGCCCCTTGAAGGCGTGGTGGACTTTGACGCCGAGCTGGCGCGGCTGGACAAGGAAATGGCCAAGATCGACAAGGGGCTTGTGGGCGTGACCAAGAAGCTCGCCAACCCCGGGTTCGTGAACAACGCACCCGCCGACGTGGTGGAAAAGGAAAAGGCCAAGCAGGCCGAGATGGAAGAAAAGAAGACCAAGCTCACCGAGCTGCAGGAGCGGCTCCGGAGCGTCATGGGATAA
- the cobA gene encoding uroporphyrinogen-III C-methyltransferase → MSKVFLVGAGPGDPGLLTLRAKQVIETCDVMIYDYLANKDFLKWCKPDCEILYVGKKGGDHTLPQDKINELIIEKAREGKDICRLKGGDPYVFGRGGEEAEELVEAGIDFEVVPGITAGVAAPAYAGIPVTHRDHTTSVCFITGHEDPTKEKSGHNWAVYGQSNSTLVFYMGVKNLPMIAKNLMDNGRAPETPVALVRWGTRCTQQSMVSTLENVAADAAERGFKAPSIIVVGGVCSLHDKLNWFEKKPLLGKGVVVTRAREQASGLVDILGAKGACVYEFPTISVEHIDDYADVETAILGLAGYDWLVFTSVNGVKFFWEQMETVGLDTRILGGIQVAAIGPATADALREKGVNPDFIPEKYVAEHVVDGLLKKGIQGSRVLIPRARVAREILPEKLSEAGCDVQVLPVYETRMAGSDVDAVREAMKAGKVQYVTFTSSSTVQNFFELMPPEEFKTYEGVKIASIGPITSKTVHEYGFTVAVRPEEYTIPGLVEELLKD, encoded by the coding sequence ATGTCCAAAGTTTTTCTCGTTGGAGCCGGGCCGGGCGATCCGGGCCTTCTGACTCTTCGCGCCAAGCAGGTCATCGAGACCTGCGATGTCATGATCTACGATTACCTGGCCAACAAGGATTTTCTGAAATGGTGCAAGCCGGATTGTGAAATCCTGTATGTGGGCAAGAAGGGCGGCGACCATACCCTGCCGCAGGACAAGATCAACGAGTTGATCATTGAAAAGGCGCGCGAGGGCAAGGACATCTGTCGGCTCAAGGGCGGCGATCCCTACGTGTTTGGCCGCGGCGGCGAAGAAGCCGAGGAACTGGTGGAAGCGGGCATCGATTTCGAGGTGGTCCCGGGCATCACCGCAGGCGTTGCCGCGCCCGCGTATGCCGGTATTCCGGTCACGCACCGCGACCACACCACGTCGGTCTGCTTCATCACCGGGCATGAAGACCCCACCAAGGAGAAATCCGGCCACAACTGGGCCGTGTACGGCCAGTCCAACTCCACGCTGGTTTTTTACATGGGCGTCAAGAACCTGCCCATGATCGCCAAGAATCTCATGGACAACGGCCGCGCCCCGGAGACCCCGGTGGCGCTGGTGCGCTGGGGCACGCGCTGCACCCAGCAGAGCATGGTCTCCACGCTGGAAAACGTGGCCGCCGACGCTGCCGAGCGCGGATTCAAAGCCCCGTCCATCATCGTTGTTGGCGGTGTCTGCTCCCTGCACGACAAATTGAACTGGTTCGAGAAGAAACCGCTGCTGGGCAAGGGCGTCGTGGTCACCCGCGCGCGTGAGCAGGCCAGCGGGCTTGTGGACATTCTTGGCGCCAAGGGCGCGTGCGTGTATGAATTTCCGACCATTTCCGTTGAGCACATCGACGATTACGCGGATGTGGAGACCGCCATACTCGGTCTGGCCGGGTACGACTGGCTGGTGTTCACCTCGGTCAACGGCGTGAAATTCTTTTGGGAACAGATGGAAACCGTTGGGCTGGACACGCGCATTCTCGGGGGCATTCAGGTGGCGGCCATCGGCCCGGCCACGGCGGATGCCTTGCGGGAAAAAGGCGTGAACCCGGATTTCATTCCCGAAAAATACGTGGCCGAGCATGTTGTGGACGGCCTGTTGAAAAAGGGTATTCAGGGCAGCCGGGTGCTCATCCCGCGCGCCCGCGTGGCCCGGGAGATACTGCCCGAGAAATTGAGCGAGGCCGGGTGCGACGTGCAGGTTTTGCCTGTGTACGAAACCCGTATGGCCGGTTCGGACGTGGACGCGGTGCGCGAGGCCATGAAGGCGGGCAAGGTCCAGTATGTGACCTTCACCTCATCCTCCACGGTGCAGAACTTTTTCGAGCTCATGCCGCCCGAGGAATTCAAGACCTATGAAGGTGTGAAGATCGCGTCCATCGGGCCGATCACCTCCAAAACAGTGCATGAATACGGGTTTACCGTAGCCGTGCGCCCCGAGGAGTACACCATTCCCGGACTGGTTGAGGAATTGCTCAAGGACTGA
- a CDS encoding methyltransferase family protein, which produces MKYIDLLVSLSQRERSAQYRFLVLIVGASFFLVVFSGLVLWASHWLVQVFRAVFVTPIPVLGWVLALLGIALAAWASLVMWFSADGTPAPLAPTRRLVTHGPFRYCRNPMQLAIMIYVLGLGTALFSLVTGICALLFTFVLGGLYHRFVEERELRARFGEEYDRYRNATPFVLPRIWKHHDADSV; this is translated from the coding sequence ATGAAGTATATTGATCTGCTTGTTTCCTTGAGCCAGCGGGAACGCTCGGCGCAGTACAGGTTTCTGGTTCTGATCGTGGGCGCGTCGTTTTTCCTGGTGGTATTTTCCGGGCTGGTCCTTTGGGCTTCGCATTGGCTGGTGCAGGTTTTTCGCGCCGTGTTCGTGACGCCGATTCCGGTTCTTGGCTGGGTGCTGGCTTTGCTGGGCATAGCCCTGGCCGCATGGGCATCGCTGGTCATGTGGTTTTCTGCGGACGGAACCCCGGCCCCGTTGGCGCCGACGCGACGACTGGTTACGCACGGACCGTTTCGCTATTGTCGCAACCCCATGCAGTTGGCGATCATGATTTATGTGCTGGGGTTGGGGACGGCCCTGTTTTCGCTGGTCACCGGGATCTGTGCCCTGCTGTTCACCTTTGTGCTCGGCGGGCTGTACCATCGTTTTGTGGAAGAACGGGAACTGCGTGCGCGGTTCGGCGAGGAGTATGACCGATATCGCAATGCCACCCCTTTTGTGCTCCCCCGGATTTGGAAGCATCATGATGCTGATTCTGTGTAG
- the purN gene encoding phosphoribosylglycinamide formyltransferase codes for MPLPIAVLVSGGGSNLQSIIDTIEEGVLDAEIKLVVSNRARAFGLERARNHGIPTLVLSHKDYRTREDFDRAMVKAIHDHGVSAPHGAVVMAGFMRIVTHELLAAFPDRVLNIHPALLPSFPGVHGQGDAADYGVKISGCTVHFVDEEMDHGPVIIQAAVPCNAGEDGDELGPRILKLEHRVFPQAINWLAQDRLEIQGRHVHLKVAGIPLADAPRADVEPSCCALVWPPLEEGF; via the coding sequence ATGCCGCTGCCCATAGCCGTACTGGTTTCCGGAGGAGGGTCCAACCTCCAGTCCATTATCGACACGATAGAAGAAGGCGTTCTGGACGCCGAGATAAAGCTGGTCGTCTCCAACCGTGCACGGGCCTTCGGGCTGGAGCGCGCCCGCAACCATGGCATCCCAACGCTGGTGCTTTCGCACAAGGATTACCGCACCCGCGAGGATTTCGACCGTGCCATGGTCAAGGCCATTCACGACCATGGCGTGAGCGCACCGCATGGTGCCGTGGTCATGGCCGGGTTCATGCGCATCGTCACGCACGAACTGCTGGCCGCGTTTCCGGACCGGGTGCTGAATATTCATCCTGCCCTGTTGCCCAGTTTTCCGGGCGTGCACGGACAGGGCGACGCCGCAGACTACGGCGTGAAGATTTCCGGGTGCACCGTGCATTTCGTGGACGAAGAAATGGACCACGGTCCGGTCATTATTCAGGCCGCCGTGCCCTGCAATGCGGGCGAAGACGGTGACGAGCTCGGGCCGCGGATTCTCAAGCTGGAGCATCGCGTTTTTCCGCAGGCCATCAACTGGCTGGCACAGGACCGGTTGGAAATTCAGGGACGCCATGTGCATCTGAAGGTCGCCGGGATTCCGCTGGCTGACGCACCGCGCGCTGATGTGGAGCCGTCCTGTTGCGCCCTTGTCTGGCCGCCGCTGGAAGAGGGTTTTTAG
- the cobM gene encoding precorrin-4 C(11)-methyltransferase, whose amino-acid sequence MTQVYFIGAGPGDPELITVRGQRLVAEADLVLYAGSLVPRDVVACAKQGARVENSAPLNLRETHALIMETVAAGGMVARVHTGDPALYGAVREQAELLDEAGVAWEIVPGVTAGFAAAAAAGRSFTVPEVTQTLIFSRLEGRTPVPEREHLRELARSRSAMCIYLSAGDPEGVQSALLEGGMPGSTLVLAAYRVGWSEQRMAETTLDGLAHTARRNGFTRQTVFLVLPGQGGEDFGSARSLLYDPDFRHMCRG is encoded by the coding sequence ATGACGCAAGTATACTTCATAGGAGCCGGTCCGGGCGACCCCGAGCTGATCACCGTGCGCGGCCAGCGGTTGGTGGCCGAGGCCGATCTGGTGCTCTACGCCGGTTCGCTGGTGCCCAGGGATGTGGTGGCCTGCGCAAAGCAGGGCGCGCGCGTGGAAAATTCCGCGCCCCTGAACCTGCGGGAGACCCACGCCCTGATCATGGAAACCGTTGCAGCGGGCGGCATGGTTGCCCGCGTGCATACGGGCGATCCGGCCTTGTACGGCGCGGTGCGCGAACAGGCCGAACTGTTGGACGAGGCGGGCGTGGCGTGGGAGATCGTGCCCGGCGTCACGGCCGGATTTGCGGCCGCTGCCGCTGCCGGGCGTTCGTTCACCGTGCCGGAGGTGACCCAAACGCTCATTTTTTCGCGTCTTGAGGGCAGAACTCCGGTTCCGGAGCGCGAGCATCTGCGTGAACTGGCGCGCAGCCGGTCCGCCATGTGTATCTATCTTTCGGCGGGCGACCCCGAGGGCGTGCAGTCCGCGTTGCTGGAAGGCGGCATGCCCGGGTCCACGCTGGTGCTGGCCGCCTACCGTGTGGGCTGGTCCGAGCAACGCATGGCCGAGACAACGCTGGATGGGCTGGCACATACCGCACGCAGGAACGGCTTTACGCGGCAGACCGTGTTTCTGGTGCTGCCGGGGCAGGGGGGCGAGGACTTCGGCTCGGCCAGGTCGTTACTCTATGATCCGGATTTCCGGCACATGTGCCGGGGCTAG
- a CDS encoding secondary thiamine-phosphate synthase enzyme YjbQ encodes METMQVQTHDREAMVDITGAVRRMIGENGWSDGALLLYCPHTTGAVTINEGADPDVVRDILVNMRKLVPHRGDYHHAEGNSDAHIKSSMFGCDQLVIVEGGNIQLGTWQKIYFCEFDGPRTRKLWVKFLSGL; translated from the coding sequence ATGGAGACCATGCAGGTTCAGACCCATGACCGCGAGGCGATGGTGGACATTACGGGCGCGGTTCGGCGCATGATCGGCGAAAACGGCTGGTCCGACGGCGCGCTGCTGCTGTACTGCCCGCATACCACCGGGGCCGTGACCATCAATGAAGGAGCTGATCCAGACGTCGTGCGCGACATTCTGGTCAACATGCGCAAACTGGTGCCGCATCGCGGCGACTACCACCACGCCGAGGGCAACTCGGACGCGCACATCAAGTCATCCATGTTCGGCTGTGATCAGCTTGTCATTGTGGAAGGCGGGAACATCCAGCTTGGTACGTGGCAGAAGATCTACTTCTGCGAATTCGACGGGCCGAGAACGCGCAAATTGTGGGTGAAGTTTTTGTCCGGGCTTTGA
- a CDS encoding DUF4389 domain-containing protein → MPIEINVDRIVILKRFLITLVCLLVFELVRLLVQASVLFQFVYMLIARKNSEPLRRFSNRLSCFAYRLLRYSTLNENAKPFPFNEFPKAGDCDRPSSTITFD, encoded by the coding sequence ATGCCCATTGAAATCAACGTGGATCGCATTGTCATTCTCAAGCGTTTTCTGATCACCCTCGTCTGCCTGCTGGTGTTCGAGCTGGTGCGGCTCCTCGTGCAGGCTTCCGTGCTTTTCCAGTTCGTGTACATGCTCATCGCCCGCAAAAACAGTGAGCCGTTGCGCCGTTTTTCCAACCGCCTTTCCTGCTTTGCCTACCGGCTGCTGCGTTATTCCACGCTGAATGAAAACGCCAAACCGTTTCCGTTCAACGAATTCCCCAAGGCAGGGGATTGCGACAGGCCGTCTTCGACCATAACCTTCGACTAG
- a CDS encoding cysteine-rich small domain-containing protein, with translation MSNSHRFFCNRDCKYFPCHKGVDPEEFNCLFCFCPLYFLEDCGGNPGRTSEGIKDCTGCTVPHSPGGYEHVMARLRREFDRLREQGKEAG, from the coding sequence ATGAGCAACAGCCACCGTTTTTTCTGCAACAGGGATTGCAAGTATTTTCCCTGCCACAAGGGCGTTGACCCGGAAGAATTCAACTGTCTTTTCTGTTTTTGTCCGTTGTATTTTCTGGAGGATTGCGGTGGCAACCCGGGCAGGACCAGCGAGGGCATCAAGGATTGCACGGGATGCACGGTGCCCCATTCGCCGGGCGGCTACGAGCACGTCATGGCCCGGTTGCGCAGGGAGTTCGACCGCCTGCGGGAGCAGGGAAAAGAGGCCGGATGA